The Haemophilus parainfluenzae genome window below encodes:
- a CDS encoding ABC transporter ATP-binding protein, translated as MVHIQDLSLAFGEQVLFEHLDLTLLPSEWVSLLGCSGVGKSTLLRFIAGLDTQGKIQGNIIFHPNIRVAWLPQKDTLYPWLSIVDNVQLENVLFGNKSAKTTLQAKALLEQVGMSEHLHKNCAQLSGGQKQRVALARVLMQNADLVLLDEPFSALDAISRYQLQNLAYELLKNKSVLLVTHDPQEALRLSQRIFVLRSPQPNQPALSDVIKPEGKAPRDLNQNNLWTLQQQLLNELLEGKR; from the coding sequence ATGGTGCATATTCAGGATCTTAGTCTTGCTTTTGGAGAGCAAGTACTATTTGAACACCTTGATTTAACCCTTTTACCGAGTGAATGGGTCAGTTTACTTGGCTGCTCTGGTGTAGGTAAATCAACACTTTTAAGATTCATTGCAGGGCTTGATACTCAAGGGAAAATCCAAGGCAATATCATCTTTCATCCTAATATTCGAGTGGCATGGCTACCACAAAAAGATACCCTTTATCCATGGCTTTCAATTGTTGATAACGTCCAATTAGAAAACGTACTATTTGGGAATAAATCTGCAAAAACAACTCTTCAAGCAAAAGCACTACTTGAACAAGTGGGTATGTCAGAGCATCTGCATAAAAACTGTGCTCAATTATCTGGAGGGCAAAAACAAAGAGTGGCTCTCGCTCGAGTATTAATGCAAAACGCTGATTTAGTTTTACTTGATGAACCTTTCTCTGCCCTTGATGCGATTAGTCGTTATCAATTACAAAACTTGGCCTATGAACTACTAAAAAATAAATCGGTATTATTAGTTACCCATGATCCTCAAGAAGCATTGCGCTTAAGCCAGCGTATTTTTGTATTACGTTCACCGCAGCCTAATCAACCCGCATTATCTGATGTCATAAAACCTGAAGGTAAAGCACCACGAGATCTAAACCAAAACAATTTGTGGACGCTCCAACAGCAATTATTGAACGAGTTATTAGAGGGGAAAAGATGA